The segment TATCATTTTCTGAACACATGAGAGTTGCTGTCCTGTCAAGACTTTGGAGATTAATAAACGATCTTGTTTCATGTCTTTTTTGTATGATAGACAGAGTAATAATAGGTTATACCAAAAGTAAACTGGTCTATGCAATGCAAGTACGTTTCTTGCAGCAAGATTCTTTGTCTAAACCCAAGAAATACGAGTACCCATTAGTTTATGATCCGTATGGCTATAGACCCCAGCCTTCAAGCAAGATCATGGAGATAGCTGAGCGTATAGCTGCATTGTCTCCACAAAAGAGGAAAGGAATCAGTCCTGCACTCAACGAACACCTGGGGCTTCCTAAACA is part of the Raphanus sativus cultivar WK10039 chromosome 5, ASM80110v3, whole genome shotgun sequence genome and harbors:
- the LOC108858978 gene encoding uncharacterized protein LOC108858978, giving the protein MIDRVIIGYTKSKLVYAMQVRFLQQDSLSKPKKYEYPLVYDPYGYRPQPSSKIMEIAERIAALSPQKRKGISPALNEHLGLPKQQMISTQGMSMGAKQEAGTGKTEEEKEEKTVFDVKLEKFDTAAKIKVIKEVRAFTSSGLKEAKELVEKVPVVIRQGLTK